The Macaca nemestrina isolate mMacNem1 chromosome 6, mMacNem.hap1, whole genome shotgun sequence genome window below encodes:
- the LOC105480858 gene encoding T-cell leukemia homeobox protein 3 encodes MEAPASAQTPHPHEPISFGIDQILNSPDQDSAPAPRGPDGASYLGGPPGGRPGATYPSLPASFAGLGAPFEDAGSYSVNLSLAPAGVIRVPAHRPLPGAVPPPLPSALPAMPSVPTVSSLGGLNFPWMESSRRFVKDRFTAAAALTPFTVTRRIGHPYQNRTPPKRKKPRTSFSRVQICELEKRFHRQKYLASAERAALAKSLKMTDAQVKTWFQNRRTKWRRQTAEEREAERQQASRLMLQLQHDAFQKSLNDSIQPDPLCLHNSSLFALQNLQPWEEDSSKVPAVTSLV; translated from the exons ATGGAGGCGCCCGCCAGCGCGCAGACCCCGCACCCGCACGAGCCCATCAGCTTTGGCATCGACCAGATCCTTAACAGCCCGGACCAGGATAGCGCACCCGCCCCGCGGGGCCCAGACGGcgccagctacctgggagggcCCCCGGGGGGCCGTCCGGGCGCCACATACCCGTCTCTGCCCGCCTCCTTTGCGGGCCTCGGCGCGCCCTTCGAGGACGCGGGATCTTACAGTGTCAACCTGAGCCTAGCGCCCGCCGGCGTGATCCGGGTGCCGGCGCACAGGCCGCTGCCCGGGGCCGTGCCACCGCCTCTGCCAAGCGCGCTACCCGCCATGCCCTCCGTGCCCACGGTCTCCAGCTTGGGCGGCCTCAATTTCCCCTGGATGGAGAGCAGCCGCCGCTTCGTTAAAGACCGCTTCACAG CGGCGGCCGCACTCACGCCCTTCACCGTGACCCGGCGCATCGGCCACCCCTACCAGAACCGGACGCCGCCCAAGCGTAAGAAGCCGCGCACGTCCTTTTCCCGGGTGCAGATCTGCGAGCTGGAAAAGCGCTTCCATCGCCAGAAGTACCTGGCCTCTGCCGAGAGGGCGGCGCTCGCCAAGTCCCTCAAAATGACGGACGCGCAGGTCAAGACCTGGTTCCAAAACCGGAGGACCAAGTGGCG GCGGCAGACGGCGGAGGAGCGGGAGGCGGAGCGGCAGCAGGCGAGCCGGCTCATGCTGCAGCTGCAACACGACGCCTTCCAAAAGAGCCTCAACGACTCCATCCAGCCCGACCCGCTCTGTCTGCACAACTCGTCACTCTTTGCTCTGCAGAATCTGCAGCCCTGGGAGGAAGATAGTTCCAAGGTTCCCGCCGTCACCTCCCTGGTGTGA